The segment GCCAGGTATATAACACCAGCCAGAAGAACTATTACAGCGGAGTTCATGGTTGCACCTCCATGTATATTCTGCACTTCGATGTACACTTTTTAAATATAAATGCTTTTCGGCAAAAAACTGAAGATATTTCGTTTATGGACTGGTGGATGGAAGCCGGCGCTCGGCCCGGACATCGGGGAGTTCATCTACCGGAGAACTGAAAAATAAGTGGACAGCTCTTCATTCGAGTTCTATTAGTGCCTGTCCGGTGTCCACGGTGTCGCCTTCCTTGACGAGGATCTTCTTAACCACTCCATCCTTGGAGGCTGGAATCTCGTTCTCCATCTTCATTGCTTCCAGAACGACTAACCCCTGCCCGGTTTTGACCTCGTCTCCTTCCTTGACGAGGATTCTCAAAATCTTGCCCGGCATTGGAGCCGTTACGGCACCCTCACTGGCTAGTGCGGGCGTTGCTGCTGGAGCAACTGGAGCAGGAGCAGGGGCAGCAACGGGCGCAGGAGCAGGTGCTGTTTTCGGAGCGCTGGGTGGA is part of the Thermococcus celericrescens genome and harbors:
- a CDS encoding biotin/lipoyl-containing protein; protein product: MPGKILRILVKEGDEVKTGQGLVVLEAMKMENEIPASKDGVVKKILVKEGDTVDTGQALIELE